One Fibrobacter sp. UWB2 DNA window includes the following coding sequences:
- the nusA gene encoding transcription termination factor NusA: MKNEPKVNLLDVLKEVVEDKSVDDSVILDALKKALISAARKYLHIEKKINVDIDMETNEVHVFLNVEVVDDYPDYDPNMTADEVAEMDEGYMLVDEARDFNEDAQAGDSLYMELPTSSFGRQAIQTAKQLLTQHIRSAECQRIMDIYRSRIGTIINGTVLRLEQRNVIVDLGNKIEAELPAREQIPHERLTQGASVKAVIARVEESTKSGAQVILSRSNADFLKALLRQEVPEIYEGTVEIKAVARDSKNRRAKIAVYSRDEKIDPVGACVGMKGARVQTIVRELGNERIDIVHWDENFDVFVQRSLAPASVLKMFPVPDTDRIVIIVDDENLAQAIGKGGQNVELAGRLVDRKLDVHGEQEWSQMDEEAKNNILAPNYEDERRMRAKRMDEDRKAKAAAVKKDVNA; the protein is encoded by the coding sequence ATGAAGAACGAACCGAAAGTAAACTTGCTCGACGTACTCAAGGAAGTCGTTGAAGACAAGAGTGTCGATGATTCCGTGATTTTGGACGCCCTCAAGAAGGCTCTTATTTCTGCGGCCCGCAAGTATCTGCACATCGAAAAGAAGATTAACGTCGATATCGACATGGAAACCAACGAAGTCCATGTGTTCCTGAACGTCGAAGTTGTTGATGACTATCCGGACTACGACCCGAACATGACAGCCGACGAAGTGGCTGAAATGGACGAAGGCTACATGCTCGTCGATGAAGCTCGCGACTTCAACGAAGACGCTCAGGCAGGCGACAGCCTTTATATGGAACTCCCGACCTCCTCCTTTGGTCGTCAGGCAATCCAGACTGCAAAGCAGCTCTTGACCCAGCACATCCGCAGTGCCGAATGCCAGCGCATCATGGACATCTACCGCAGCCGCATCGGTACGATCATCAACGGTACGGTGCTTCGTTTGGAACAACGTAATGTTATCGTCGATCTCGGTAACAAGATTGAAGCTGAACTCCCGGCTCGCGAACAGATCCCGCACGAACGCTTGACTCAGGGCGCTTCTGTGAAGGCTGTGATTGCTCGCGTGGAAGAATCTACGAAGAGCGGTGCTCAGGTTATTTTGTCTAGATCCAACGCCGACTTCCTCAAGGCTTTGCTCCGTCAGGAAGTTCCGGAAATCTACGAAGGCACTGTCGAAATCAAGGCTGTTGCCCGTGACTCCAAGAATCGCCGTGCAAAGATCGCTGTTTACTCTCGCGATGAAAAGATTGACCCGGTTGGCGCTTGCGTCGGCATGAAGGGTGCTCGCGTGCAGACGATTGTCCGCGAACTCGGCAACGAACGTATCGATATCGTTCACTGGGACGAAAACTTCGACGTGTTCGTTCAGCGTTCCTTGGCTCCGGCATCTGTCCTCAAGATGTTCCCGGTTCCGGATACGGACCGTATCGTGATCATCGTGGATGACGAAAACCTCGCTCAGGCTATCGGTAAGGGTGGCCAGAACGTGGAACTTGCCGGTCGTTTGGTGGATCGCAAGCTCGATGTTCATGGAGAACAGGAATGGTCTCAGATGGACGAAGAAGCCAAGAACAACATCCTCGCTCCGAACTATGAGGATGAAAGAAGAATGAGAGCGAAGCGTATGGACGAAGACAGAAAGGCAAAGGCCGCAGCTGTCAAGAAGGACGTGAACGCTTAA
- a CDS encoding fibro-slime domain-containing protein: protein MNRNKRNLALIVPMMVLLAACAEDDPAPEGFVNGPQQKTTCPTDGANALTKEEAVVDASLLNLDVVIRDFQQNHSDFENFSEESVEHMEDIYNYVTQTGATMKAFGFDEEWYAAAAYHNTCGNMYSFESAGVGAQIGVDGVPMQVNPALPPYLQQVSAGPVLEYGECAETVTALSGLKHFRGYKNALENVNGTKCPGGKNNWANPVVYTPGMVDPYLQFKVNDNGTPDMYEGVAIKKLNERCDNKNLDQWFADVPSVNKRVNMVFELPKSTEENNYFVYDYNSNNGGFFPLDSVNPVNREWVSAKSCLETIQPKGFCDIFEPQSLSIFCPPYRYQYASTQQDLYGQSTAKLCADWLNAGGPRAVNSEGSGHSAALQATIMNGALGLQHLRNYGFTMVGYTAFQYKSSNQLPEPEELKFISSGDLWVFVDGVLVIDLGGTHLPAPGSVKLQTLAQNNHGCHAGEPLAMYSNCRGAADDTGWADGSTHHLHFFVANRQTEISDFSMSLPPSFTFVPGEPYQLDGDDENCAN, encoded by the coding sequence ATGAATAGAAATAAAAGAAATTTGGCTTTAATTGTGCCAATGATGGTGCTTTTGGCCGCTTGTGCAGAAGATGATCCTGCGCCAGAAGGTTTCGTTAATGGACCTCAGCAAAAAACGACTTGTCCTACGGATGGGGCCAATGCTCTCACAAAAGAAGAGGCTGTCGTTGATGCTTCTTTGCTTAATTTAGATGTCGTTATACGCGATTTTCAGCAGAATCATTCAGATTTCGAAAACTTCTCGGAAGAATCGGTTGAGCATATGGAGGATATCTATAACTATGTGACCCAGACTGGTGCTACCATGAAAGCTTTTGGCTTTGATGAAGAATGGTATGCGGCTGCGGCTTACCACAACACGTGCGGCAATATGTACTCTTTCGAAAGTGCGGGCGTGGGGGCTCAAATTGGCGTTGATGGGGTGCCTATGCAGGTGAATCCTGCTTTGCCACCGTATTTGCAACAGGTTTCTGCAGGCCCGGTCCTAGAATATGGGGAATGTGCTGAGACTGTGACTGCATTATCTGGGCTTAAGCATTTTCGCGGCTACAAAAATGCTCTTGAAAACGTGAATGGTACAAAGTGCCCTGGCGGAAAAAATAACTGGGCAAATCCGGTTGTTTATACACCGGGGATGGTGGATCCTTATTTGCAGTTTAAGGTGAATGACAATGGAACTCCCGATATGTATGAAGGCGTTGCCATTAAAAAGCTGAATGAACGTTGCGACAATAAAAACTTGGACCAGTGGTTTGCCGATGTTCCTTCTGTGAATAAGCGTGTCAATATGGTCTTTGAGCTTCCGAAGTCTACGGAAGAAAATAATTACTTTGTTTATGATTATAATTCCAACAATGGCGGGTTCTTCCCGCTTGATAGCGTGAACCCGGTAAATCGAGAATGGGTGAGTGCAAAATCTTGTCTTGAAACTATCCAGCCGAAGGGTTTTTGTGATATTTTTGAACCTCAGTCGCTCTCTATATTCTGCCCGCCTTACAGGTATCAGTATGCTTCGACTCAGCAGGATTTGTACGGTCAGAGTACCGCTAAGCTTTGTGCAGATTGGCTTAATGCGGGTGGTCCGCGTGCTGTAAATTCTGAAGGTTCCGGACATAGTGCCGCTTTGCAGGCTACTATAATGAATGGAGCTCTCGGTTTGCAACACTTGCGCAATTATGGCTTTACCATGGTGGGGTACACGGCTTTCCAGTACAAGTCCTCAAACCAGTTGCCGGAACCTGAAGAGTTAAAGTTTATTAGTAGTGGTGACTTGTGGGTGTTTGTCGATGGCGTTCTGGTGATTGATTTGGGCGGTACGCACTTGCCTGCTCCGGGTAGCGTAAAATTACAGACGCTTGCCCAGAATAATCATGGTTGCCATGCTGGGGAGCCTTTGGCCATGTATTCGAATTGCCGAGGGGCTGCCGATGATACGGGCTGGGCGGATGGATCCACTCATCATTTGCATTTCTTTGTGGCAAACCGCCAAACTGAAATCTCTGATTTCTCGATGTCCTTGCCTCCGTCTTTTACCTTCGTTCCTGGTGAACCGTATCAGTTGGACGGGGACGATGAAAATTGCGCTAATTGA
- a CDS encoding NUDIX domain-containing protein: MIEYTFAAEIAEEDKPIILNSKIYKQWLEASEKKFNITKVHFASVDFFSKRHEPLFIKLNATAFLPDGKPVHGIVLVRGHAVGVLVVLHCEGKRYLLLVRQPRFAISETASLEIPAGILDWSGDFRKVALSELEEEAQIKAKDSELIDLMDFWYKGKSDGFAGSCGLLDERIRLYAIERSVTREELNAMDGKNQTYTDENEWIRTEVLPYEEAAHQFIDGKNFIALFLYERWLEAQKVYY, encoded by the coding sequence AGAAGAAGACAAGCCGATAATTCTCAATAGTAAGATTTACAAGCAGTGGCTTGAAGCGTCCGAGAAAAAGTTCAACATCACGAAGGTGCATTTTGCTTCAGTCGACTTCTTTAGCAAGCGCCATGAACCGCTGTTCATCAAGCTGAATGCGACCGCTTTTTTGCCGGATGGAAAGCCTGTGCACGGGATTGTGCTTGTGCGTGGCCATGCTGTGGGTGTGCTCGTCGTGCTTCATTGCGAAGGCAAGCGATACTTGCTCCTGGTGCGCCAACCGCGATTCGCCATTTCTGAAACAGCTTCGCTCGAAATTCCGGCGGGGATTCTCGACTGGTCGGGCGACTTCCGCAAGGTGGCGCTCTCGGAACTCGAAGAAGAAGCTCAAATCAAGGCAAAAGATTCTGAGCTTATTGACTTGATGGATTTCTGGTACAAGGGTAAAAGCGACGGCTTTGCTGGAAGCTGCGGACTTTTGGACGAACGCATCCGCCTTTACGCAATTGAACGTAGCGTGACCCGCGAAGAGCTTAATGCGATGGATGGCAAGAACCAAACTTACACCGACGAGAACGAATGGATCCGCACTGAAGTCTTGCCTTACGAAGAGGCGGCCCATCAGTTTATCGACGGAAAGAACTTTATTGCGTTGTTCTTGTACGAACGCTGGCTCGAAGCCCAGAAAGTGTATTATTAG
- the rimP gene encoding ribosome maturation factor RimP, with amino-acid sequence MVAQEKLNSLIADACKSASVTLVEADVFRAGKRKTLRIFIDKPEGVTIDDCTNVSHFLSDALDLDPELIEGAYTLEVSSPGIDRPLKSMADFERNKGRLLRVTRSTGKPVTGELLNADEENLTLKLKGNAGEIVIPRSEVLSAKVEVEIK; translated from the coding sequence TTGGTCGCCCAAGAAAAACTGAATTCTCTCATTGCCGATGCATGCAAGTCCGCATCTGTTACGCTTGTAGAAGCTGATGTGTTCCGTGCTGGCAAACGCAAGACATTGCGAATCTTTATCGACAAGCCCGAAGGTGTTACTATCGATGACTGCACGAACGTGAGTCATTTCCTTTCGGATGCGCTGGACCTGGATCCCGAGTTGATCGAGGGCGCTTATACGCTTGAAGTTTCTTCTCCGGGAATAGACCGCCCCCTCAAGTCTATGGCGGATTTTGAACGCAACAAGGGGCGCCTGCTCCGTGTGACACGCTCGACGGGCAAGCCAGTGACTGGTGAACTTTTGAATGCCGACGAAGAAAATCTGACGCTCAAGCTTAAGGGCAATGCCGGCGAAATCGTCATACCGCGGTCCGAAGTGCTTTCGGCCAAGGTCGAAGTAGAAATTAAATAG